The Pagrus major chromosome 1, Pma_NU_1.0 genome includes the window atgttaaatgtattttatgttgctCTGAAATTGAATCAATTCGAATAAGACTGATAAGAATGTACACCCTGTTTAATGTCACATAAATTACCAAGGAAAGGCCTAAAAATGGCccatataaatatatgtagtATTAggaataaattaaatgaagtgGAGAACATAATCTTGTCAaataattttcatattttagctTTGTCTGAAACGCATTTAGATTCGACGTTTGAGGACACATCACTGATGATAGAGGGGTTTAATATTTATAGGAAAGACAGAAATGCTTATGGAGGTGGGATCTGCATTTATGTGCAGCGCCACCTACCTGTAGGAATAAGGCATGACCTAATGCAAACTGATGTCGAAGCCCTTTGGTTGCAAGTACACTTAAAGCATCTCAGGCCTATACTCATAGGATGTGGTTACAGACCCCCCAGTGCTAATTATGAATATTTagataaaatgtgtgaaatgctTGACTCTGCTTGTTGTACTAATTTTGAATTATATTTTATGGCAGATATGAATGTAAACTGGGAGTCGTTGTCCCGTCCAATGAGAAGGAAATTGGTTGATACATGTGCAGCTTCAGGATTGACCCAAGCAATGAATAAACCAACAAGAATGAGCTTTAATAATGATGGCAGGAGAGTGGCCACTTGTATTGATCATCTCTATTTAAATACACCTGAGATCTGCTCCAAAGCTATATCTATGCCAATAGGATGCAGCGATCACAATTTAATTGCAATAGTCAGGAAATCAAAGGTGCCCAAGGAGGGTCGAGAATAATTAAAAAGAGGTCGTTTAAAGCATTtgatgaagaaaaatatgtaagaGATGTTTCAAATGCTAAGATATCAAATATTCTGTTGCTGGAAGATCCGGAAGCTGCCTTTAAAGTTTTTGATGACACATTAACAAATGTCATAGATCGACATGCACCTTTGAGAAAAGCCACAGTGAGGACTATTAACTCACCATGGTtggacagagaaacaacagaacATATGATTGAAAGAGATCAGGCAAAACAGATTGCTTTTTCATCTGGTATTAAATCAGACTGGCAAATTTATTGTAAATTAAGAAATGTTGTTACAAAGTTAAataggaggggaaaaaaagaatattgtGGTAATATAGTTCAGGAAATGAAGCACGATAGTAAAAGATTATGGAGTACACTAAATTTTTTAGTTAAGGGCCACACCAAGTCTTCACCATCTTATTTAGAAACTGGAGGAGAGTTCTTGACCAAACCCAAGGATATTGCTTATCATTtgaataattatttcattaataaaaTCGATAAGCTAAAAAGTACTGTACAGCATAATGATACTGACCTCACAGACAGACTAATAGACCAAATTATGGAAGGTAAAGAATGTTATTTTGATTTCAAGACTGTTACAGTTTCAAAAGTTgagttattattaatgaattGTAAAAATAAGTCACCTGGGGTTGATTTTCTAGATGGAAGGTTATTGAAACCTGTTGTTGGTATTGTGGCCCCAGTGGTAACACGTATAATTAATTTATGTCTGACTAAAAATATATGGCCCAGGGATGgaaaattgcaaaaataataccaattccaaaaaacaaaaagttgcaGTTTTCTGAGTCAAATAGTCGACCTATCAGTTTATTGAGTAAAATCATGGAAAAAATTGTGTATGAACAAATTCAGTCATATTTTTCTAATAATAACTTATTTACAGATTTTCAGCATGCTTACAGGGAAAAACACTCCACATCAACAGCTATGACACAAATGGTGTAATGAAGTCACGCAAAAGAAAATGATAGGAACTGTCTTCCTGGATTTCTCTGCAGCGTTCGATATTCTGGATCATAAATTATTATTGGCAAAACTGAAACATTATGGGTTTTCATCATCAGCTTTGTTAATTATTAAAAGCTATTTGAGTGAAAGATGGCAAATGGTTTATTTTAATGGAACTGAGTCAGacttaaaacaagttaaacatgGAGTACCTCAAGGAAGTTGCCTTGGACCTCTGATGTACTCAATTTTTACCAATGATTTTCCCTTGGCATTAAAAACAGCTCGCATGACAATGTATGCCGATGATACAACAATTTATTTAGCCAAAGGAACTATTGATGAATTAATAGAAATCTAAGTGAAGAAATGAAGTTGGTTTCTGAGTGGGTTAGCTGCAGTGGACTCATTTTGAATGTGTCAAAGACAACTACTATGGTTATTGGATCAAACTATTCATTGCGTTCAAACTCAGAGCTTAATGttatgatcaataatcaattaatcaaacatGTGAAAGAGGTAAAATTATTAGGAATTATCATAGATCATACACTATCATGGGACATGCATATTAGGAGGATAATAACCAAAATTGGAAACATTCTTTCAATGATTAGGAGATGCTCTAAATATCTAACAATACAAATTACTAAACAAGTCATTCAAGCACTGGTTTTGTCACATATGGATTATTGTACAGTTGTTTGGTCCAATACCTCACGAGCCAACATCGGAAAACTGCAACTTatacaaaacaaagcagcacgTGTTGCACTTACTTGTGGAATAAGGTTGAATATTTGTCAAATGCATGCCAGTCTTTGTTGGCTGGATGTTAAGCACAGATTCTCATATTTGTTGATGGTATTTCTTAGAAATATTATAACAACTAAgatgaaacatattttttatagaAAATTATCTTTTAGTTCAGACATACATAATTACTCAACTCGACATGCTGCTGgaggttattttattttacccaGGGCACTTTCTCAATGTACAGTATTATACAGAGCCATGAAGGAGTGGACTGCCCTTCTGAATTATGTTATACAACAAAGAAACATGgttagttttaaaatgaaactaaGAGATTATTATTTGGATCGTAATTTTAACCATTAGTATAAATCTGTAAATTGGGTCTTGGCATCCCTGTGTGACAGGATACACAGTAAATGTTGTGTAGTGATTGAATGTAGGAGCTTAATGTCTGTTAGGTGTTCGTCttggatgttttgtttgtatgtgtatgtattaagtatgtgttttctgtatgtatttttgtttttatgtattaagtatgtgttgtttgttgatggTTTGTATTTGTCACTTATGTAAATGAAAGACCCCAGGAAGAATAGCTGCTGCCTCGCAAAAGCTAATGGGGATcttaataaactaaactaaactaaactaaactaaactaaacattCATCTATAATCCACTGAGATCACATGAGATCACACAGATTACATGAAAACAGTAGATTTAGTGCACAGATTTTTTCAGATAAAAGGAAACAAACCAAGAAAGGCAGAATGTATTTAGATTGAGGTTAGATGAGGTGAGATTACACTGCGAGTACAGATGATGTGATGAAATGAGCAGTGAGCAGATTAAATGTGATTGGATGAGACAGGTCAATGAAGAGAGGTTAAACACAATTGGATGAGATCAGaacaaatcacatcacataagATGAGTGAAGATTCAGTTACAGGAGGACTCACCCTGAGGAAGAACTGCCCCCCCCCATTCCCCACTTTGATCCTGAAGGTGTTGTGCATGTTGGGGAAGACGCTGGTGGCCTGAATCTGGAAGATGTCCGCTGGCACCGAGCGCTCTGATGTGATGCTCATATACTTATAGACGATGATGGGAGGAAGTCCTCTGCACGCGCTTAgagactgacagctgcagcGACTGaggacacaacaacacagtgacTGATAATGTTACTATGGTGTTCCTGGTGGTTACCATGGATACCTGTTGGTTACTATGGTGTTCCTGTCGGTTACTATGGTGTTCCTGGTAGTTACCATGGATACCTGTTGGTTACTATGGTGTTCCTGGTAGTTACCATGGATACCTGTTGGTTACTATGGTGTTCCTGGTAGTTACCATGGATACCTGTTGGTTACTATGGTGTTCCTGTCGGTTACTATGGTGTTCCTGGTAGTTACCATGGATACCTGTTGGTTACTATGGTGTTCCTGTCGGTTACTATGGTGTTCCTGGTAGTTACCATGGATACCTGTTGGTTACTATGGTGTTCCTGTCGGTTACTATGGTGTTCCTGGTGGTTACCATGGATACCTGTTGGTTACTATGGTGTTCCTGGTAGTTACCATGGATACCTGTTGGTTACTATGGTGTTCCTGGTGGTTACTATAGTGTTCCTGGTAGTTACCATGGATACCTGTTGGTTACTATGGTGTTCCTGGTGGTTTCCATGGATACCTGTTGGTTACTATGGTGTTCCTGTTGGTTACTATGGTGTTCCTGGAAGTTACCATGGATACCTGTTCATTACTATGGTGTTCCTGGTGGTTACTATGGTGTTCCAGGTGGTTACTTTGGTGTTCCTGTTGGTTACTCTGGTGTTCCTGGTGGTTACTTTGGTGTTCCTGTTGGTTACTCTGGTGTTCCTGGTGGTTACTATGGTGTTCCAGGTGGTTACTTTGGTGTTCCTGTTGGTTACTCTGGTGTTCCTGGTGGTTACTTTGGTGTTCCTGTTGGTTACTCTGGTGTTCCTGGTGGTTACTATGGATACTTGTTGGTTACTATGGTGTTCCTGTTGGTTACTATGGTGTTCCTGGTGGTTACTATGGATATCTGTTGGTTACTATGGTGTTCCTGGTGGTTACTATGGATACCTGTTGGTTACTATGGTGTTTATTGTGGTTACTATGGTGTTCCTGGAAGTTACCATGGATACCTGTTCATTACTATGGTGTTCCTGTTGGTTACTATGGTGTTCCAGGTGGTTACTTTGGTGTTCCTGTTGGTTACTCTGGTGTTCCTGGTGGTTACTATGGATACTTGTTGGTTACTATGGTGTTCCTGTTGGTTACTATGGTGTTCCTGGTGGTTACTATGGATATCTGTTGGTTACTATGGTGTTCCTGGTGGTTACTATGGATACCTGTTGGTTACTATGGTGTTTATTGTGGTTACTATGGTGTTCCTGGAAGTTACCATGGATACCTGTTCATTACTATGGTGTTCCTGGTGGTTACTATGGTGTTCCAGGTGGTTACTATGGTGTTCCTGTCGGTTACTATGGTGTTCCTGGTGGTTACCATGGATACCTGTTGGTTACTATGGTGTTCCTGGTAGTTACCATGGATACCTGTTGGTTACTATGGTGTTCCTGGTGGTTACTATAGTGTTCCTGGTAGTTACCATGGATACCTGTTGGTTACTATGGTGTTCCTGGTGGTTTCCATGGATACCTGTTGGTTACTATGGTGTTCCTGTTGGTTACTATGGTGTTCCTGGAAGTTACCATGGATACCTGTTCATTACTATGGTGTTCCTGGTGGTTACTATGGTGTTCCAGGTGGTTACTTTGGTGTTCCTGTTGGTTACTCTGGTGTTCCTGGTGGTTACTTTGGTGTTCCTGTTGGTTACTCTGGTGTTCCTGGTGGTTACTATGGTGTTCCAGGTGGTTACTTTGGTGTTCCTGTTGGTTACTCTGGTGTTCCTGGTGGTTACTTTGGTGTTCCTGTTGGTTACTCTGGTGTTCCTGGTGGTTACTATGGATACTTGTTGGTTACTATGGTGTTCCTGTTGGTTACTATGGTGTTCCTGGTGGTTACTATGGATATCTGTTGGTTACTATGGTGTTCCTGGTGGTTACTATGGATACCTGTTGGTTACTATGGTGTTTATTGTGGTTACTATGGTGTTCCTGGAAGTTACCATGGATACCTGTTCATTACTATGGTGTTCCTGGTGGTTACTATGGTGTTCCAGGTGGTTACTTTGGTGTTCCTGTTGGTTACTCTGGTGTTCCTGGTGGTTACTATGGATATCTGTTGGTTACTATGGTGTTCCTGGTGGTTACTATGGATACCTGTTGGTTACTATGGTGTTTATTGTGGTTACTATGGTGTTCTATGGAGCCCAGGTGAGTCTCACCCCTCTCCAGACTGGACATAGGGCTCCTGGCAGGGATTTCTGGGATAGCAGCGGTAACCTCCAAAGTAGTTCCAACACACCTGGTCATCACGGCAGTTTGATCCTGTTTCACACTCGTTAATATCTGTGAACAGAACCAGGACAAACAGGATCACTTCAGAAACCAGTTCTGGGCAGCTCAGTTCTGCTGCAGGAGGACGGAAGATTTCTTTAAAGCTGTGAAGACGAAAGAATTCAGAAAGACTTCAAATCAACCTTGCAGCAGCTGATGTAAGAATAGGTGTTTACCGAGCTGTTGGCAGCCGTTCACTCTTTAATCTCACCTCTCATTGTCCCTGAACGCGTCATCAGCTTAACTCTCACTGTGGTGAATTAACTGTACCTTGGCACAGACGTGGTCCCTGCAGCTGGTAACCTTCAGGACAGATGCAACGGAAAGAGCCGGGCTGGTTCACACACTGCCACTGACAGAGGCCCGAGAACAGCAGGCACTCATCCACATCtggaagacagacaggcagacagacagacagacaggcagacagacaggcagacagacagacagacagacagacagaaagacaggcagacagacagacagacagacagacagacagacaggcagtaTTTCATCTCCACCTTTGTAAACTGACATGAAAGTTTCAGGTTTATTTCATATCATCAAAATAtaagatttgtgtttgtgtgtgttcgttGCTTTAATTGCTCTTATAAATGTCAGTTTCTGTTATTTTGCTGTCAACAGGCCAACAGACAGCAACTGGTAACTAATGGTAAATGTTTTAGAAAGAAACATCCCTAGTTTCTCTGTAGTTGCTCTGTAGCTGCTctgtagctgctctgtagtttCTCTGTAGTTGCTCTGTAGCTGCTctgtagctgctctgtagttGCTCTGTAGTTGCTCTGTAGCTGGTCTGTAGTTGCTctgtagctgctctgtagttGCTCTGTAGTTTCTCTGTAGCTGGTCTGTAGTTGCTctgtagctgctctgtagttGCTCTGTAGTTTCTCTGTAGCTGGTCTGTAGTTGCTctgtagctgctctgtagttgctctgtagctgctctgtagttgctctgtagctgctctgtagtttCTCTGTAGCTGGTCTGTAGTTGCTCTGTAGTTAGCCTACTCTTAAATTGCTGTGCAGTTAATTTACCATTTAGTTACTTTGAGTTCCTCTGGAGTTGCTCTGTAGCTGGTctgtagctgctctgtagttgctctgtagctgctctgtagtttCTCTTTAGCTGGTCTGTAGTTGCTctgtagctgctctgtagttGCTCTGTAGTTTCTCTGTAGCTGGTCTGTAGTTGCTCTGTAGTTGCTctgtagctgctctgtagttGCTCTGTAGCTGGTCTGTAGTTGCTctgtagctgctctgtagttGCTCTGTAGCTGGTCTGTAGTTGCTCTGTAGCTGCTCTGTAGCTGGTCTGTAGTTGCTCTGTAGCTGCTctgtagctgctctgtagttAGCCTACTCTTAAATTGCTGTGCAGTTAATTTACCATTTAGTTACTTTGAGTTCCTCTGGAGTTGCTCTGTAGCTGGTctgtagctgctctgtagtttctctgtagctgctctgtagtttCTCTGTAGCTACTCTGTAGTTAGCCTACTCTTAAATTGCTGTGCAGTTAATTTATCATTTAGTTACTTTGAGTTCCTCTGGAGTTGCTCTAGAAACTCAAGTTCTTCTATTGTTGCTCTTAAGTTGCTGTGTTGTTGCTCTAGATGCTCGTAAGTTGCTCTGTTCCTACATCCAGTTTGAGCTTAGTGTGTCTGATTTGCTGAGTAGGTCAGGTGACCCTCACCTGGTGAATCTGGGCTCTCTGATTGGAGCTCACCTGCTctcctgtctgttacctgtgcAGTAGTTGAACTCGTCTGCAATGAATCCGATTGGACACTGGGCGGAGATCAGCCTGGCCTGGTTGCTGGTGATCTGGTGGTTGCCATGGTGAGCGGGCACTGCAAGGAGGGGGATGAGGTGCAGAGGGGGGGGTTGTGTGGTGGCGggctcctcctctctgttgtcGATGATGATCTGGGCGCTCTGTGGCAGACAGAAGTAGCCACCATAGAGGTTGATGCAACCCATTCCGCCTTTACAGGCATCTGGCAACGTCTCACACTCGTTGATGTCTGGGAAATGTAGTCCAACAACTTTTAACAATATTAAACAAACGtttaacaacatttaacaacaacCTTTAAAGGTCCTGACACCTGAGTGTCACTCTCAGTCAGTGTCAGAGTAACGCATTACAAAAGTAATATATTTCCTTTAGCAGTAACAGAGCAATATTACACGTTActgataatatttcagtaatatgtTACATTCACATAACGTGTTACAATCCTTGTTACCGACCGAAGTGAAGCATTCATTGTTGTTTCTTGAAGAAC containing:
- the LOC140995112 gene encoding EGF-containing fibulin-like extracellular matrix protein 1, translated to MKTLQLLLHVRLLVVMVTAQQVDLPVIYSCTEGYKFNVAEQECKDINECETLPDACKGGMGCINLYGGYFCLPQSAQIIIDNREEEPATTQPPPLHLIPLLAVPAHHGNHQITSNQARLISAQCPIGFIADEFNYCTVPDVDECLLFSGLCQWQCVNQPGSFRCICPEGYQLQGPRLCQDINECETGSNCRDDQVCWNYFGGYRCYPRNPCQEPYVQSGEGRCSCQSLSACRGLPPIIVYKYMSITSERSVPADIFQIQATSVFPNMHNTFRIKVGNGGGQFFLRRSSNVSGMLVMTRPLIGPREHVLDLEMVTQNSALSYQSSSVLRLTIIVGPYAF